ATCGATTAAGTGATGAGTTTGATAATGGAGTGGTTGAATTTCTAGAATTTGCTGAAAAGAATCTTCCGAACAATAAGGGACTCTTTCCATGTCCTTGTGTTTCTTGTGGGAACCGGGACCCAAAACTTACTAAGGATGAAATAAGGGACCATCTAGCTTGGAGAGGGATTTGTCAAAATTATACACAATGGATATGGCATGGTGAAGTAGTAATGCCAAGTGTATCacaaagagagaaagtatgTGTAGATATGGATGATCGGCTGGAAGACATGATACATGATATTGGAGAAGAATCATTTAAGAGAGTGCATGTGTATGATACTTTATGTAAAGACAAGGAAGAACCTTTGTACCCGGGATGCACAAACTTTACACGGTTGTCAGCTGTGTTAagattgtttaatttgaaggCGAAAAATGGATGGAGTGATAAAAGTTTCACTGATTTGCTTGGATTGTTGAAAGAAATGCTTCCAGAAGGTAACACAATGCCGAATCGTCATTATGAAGCCAAGAAAGTATTGTGTCCGATGGGCATGGAGTATGAAAAAATACATGCATGCCCTAATGATTGCATCTTATACAgaaaagagtttgaaaactATGATCATTGTCCGAAGTGCAAGGCGTCACGCTACAAAAAGAAAGATGGTGATTCCAGTGATGATGTGAGCACAAAGGGTCCTCCTGCAAAAGTGTTATGGTACCTACCAATAATTTCAAGGTTCAAGAGATTGTTCTCTAATGCAAATGACGCAAAGAACCTTAGATGGCATGCAGAAGAGAGAAATGAAGATGGAAAAATTCGCCATGTAGCTGATTCTTTGCAATGgaagaaaattgatttgaagTTTCAAAGTTTTGGAAAAGAGTCGAGAAACCTTAGACTTGGACTTGCTACCGATGGAATGAATCCGTATGGTAGTCTAAGTTGTAACCATAATTCATGGCCTGTTCTCTTGATAATTTACAACCTATCTCCTTTGCTGTGCATGAAGCGTAAATATATGATGTTATCTATGATGATTCCGGGCCCAAAACAACCAGGAAACGACATAGATGTTTATCTAAGTccattgattgatgatttaaGATTGTTGTGGGAGCAAGGAGTTGATGTTCTTGATGCGTATTCTGGTGAGCATTTCAATATGCGTGCCATGTTGTTTTGCACCATCAATGACTTTCCGGCATACGGTAATTTGTTTGGTTACAGCGTTAAAGGGCATAAAGCGTGTCCTATATGTGAGAAAGATACAAGTTACCATCAGCTTAATCATGGAAGGAAGACCGTTTATCTTGGGCATCGGAAATTTTTAGACCGTCATCATCCATATCGTAAATTGAAGAAAGCTTTCAACGGAAAATCAGAGTATGGTGTTGCGCCAAAACCCTTGACTGGAGAGGAAGTTTATCAACGACAACAACATGTGAAGGTTATCTTtggaaagaaacaaaagaagccTGCTGAAAAAAATGTATGGAAAAAGAGGTCGGTGTTCTTTGATCTTCCATATTGGTCAAGTCTTGATGTAAGACATTGTATTGATTTGATGCATGTAGAGAAAAATGTTTGTGAAAGTCTAATTGGCACACTTCTTCACATTAATGGCAAGACAAAAGATGGGTTAAGTGCTCGTTTAGATTTGGCTGAAATGGGTATACGACAACAGTTAACTCCACAACAGATAGGTAACAAGACATATTTGCCTCCAGCATGTCACACTTTGTCTAAGAAAGAGAAGACAAGTTTTTGTGAGTGTTTACAAGGTATCAAAGTACCGCAAGGTTACTCATCAAATATCAAGAGACTTGTTTCAATGAAAGATCTCAAGttaattggcttaaaatctCATGACTTTCATGTTCTGATGTAGCAATTACTACCAGTGGCTATGCGTGGAATATTGCCTATTAAAGTTAGGAAAACTATAACTAGGCTGTGCTTATTCTTCAATGCAATATGTAGTAAAGTCATTGATCCATTGAAGTTAGACGAGTTGGAAAATGAGGCTGCAGTCATCTTGTGTCAGTTGGAGATGCATTTTCCTCCTTCATTTTTTGACATTATGGAACACTTGATTGTTCATTTGGTAAGGGAGATTAGATTGTGCGGTCCAGTTTGTTTAAGGTGGATGTATCCGGTAGAACGGTACATGAAGATACTAAAAGGGTATACTATGAATCCACACCGTCCGGAAGCTTCGATTGTTGAAAGGTACATTGCAGAAGAAGCTATTGAGTACTGTTCAAATTATTTGTCAGAAGCGGATGCTATAGGGGTTCCAAAGTCTCGTCATGATGGAAGATGTGAAGGTAAGGGTACACAAGGTTTAAATGTCAAGTCCATGACTTGGAAGGTACGTCATCCAGCGCATTTGTATATATTGAATAACACTGATGAAGTTCAACCTTACTTATCTGCCCACAAAAGCTTTATAAAGGAAAAATACCCCAAGATGAATGAAATAGGGTTGTTAAAAGAGCACAATAAGAGTTTCTCTGAATGGTTTAAAGAAACAATTGCTAATGATGAAAGTGCTTCTGATACAATAAAACGACTCTCATTTGAGCCTAAATGTAATGTTATGACTTGGAGTGCTTATGATATTAATAGAACTACCTTTTATACAAAATCAAAAGATGATAGAAGTACTATGCAAAATAGTGGGGTTATGGTTGTGGCCGAGTCCATGCACTTCTCTAGTTCCAAAGATAAAATACCTATAATGGCATCTACACCGTACTTTGGGGTGATTGAAGAGATTTGGGAGGTTGATTATGTTACATTTACAGTGCCTGTATTTAAATGCAAGTGGATTGATATTTCCAATGGTGTAAGAATTGATGAATTTGGATATACACTGGTTGATCTTTCCAAGGTAGCTTATAGGGAAGAACCTTTCATTATGGCATCCCAAGCAAAACAGGTGTTTTATGTCACAGATCCTTCTAACAAAAGGTGGTCGGTGGCTCTACAACCAAAAACCACACATGGTAGTGAAGAATCCCTTCATATTTCTGAGATTCTGTCTTCTGCAACAAATTTGCTTACCTCCAACGAAGAAAATGAAGTAGACGATGTGCAAGTTACTCGTTTGGATCATGAAGAAGGGATATGGGAGAGCTAGTAAGTTTCTATTAGGGTGTTGAAATAAGTTAGTAAATTCAGTACCCATCTATTTGATTAATTAGTTTATATGTCATTCGTTTATATGCTTATGATGCTTATATTTTTGCATTTATTTGTGCTTTGAATCTGAAATCTTTTTGTTTTCTGTAAACAGATAAATGGATGATTCAACCAACACCCCTCCTTCATCTAGTGGACCTAGTCATTCGTCTAGTTCAGATAAAAAGAGAATGGTTAGAGGTTGCACTAAGATGCTTAAAATTGCCAAAGTTCGGAAAACGGGTGTGAAATTGAAGATTGAGTTTGATCCACACACTGGGGATTGTATTGGTGAAAATTCAAATGAGTTTAGGAGTTATGCAGCATATCTTGCTCGAAGTACTTGTAGTATTTTAATAGATGAGTGGCGGTTGGTAGATGTAGACTCAAAAAATTCAATTTGGGATGATCTTAAGGTATTATTGTTGCATTCTTAATTCACTATTGTTTACCCATTCTTTGGTACTAACACCAACTTTTTTTATGTGTATAGCTTCATTTTGATATCACAGAAAGTGATGATTCAAATAAGTgtgatttgaagaaaaaatggtTGAAGTATTTGGGGGACCGATGGAGAGCTTTTAAGACACAACTCACTTCCGATTATATCACTAACCCCAACCCCAATCGCCTTCCTTGTTTACTTGCAAATATTATGTGcctttgtgaagtttcaattTACTTCACTCTCTGTCTGACTATCCAAAGGAAAACATTACTACCTTACTGATTTTAAGAACAGTGCAGTTTCAGTTTTATTTTTAACCTGAGAAGTTAGGATATATCGTGATTCATTTTGATTATCATCCTTAAATGTTGAGTGATAAAGCTGTATTTTAGGAACTGCGTTTTATCCTCTGCAAAGCTGCATGAACCATTCCTGTTATCCTAATGCCAAAGCTTTCAAAACTTTTAGCATATCACAGCCAAACCAGCAAACTTTGGTCGTTTATCTATGCTTATTTTTATGGGAGAAGTTTTTGGAGCATCGAAATACCCCTACATTTAAGGTtagtattaataatatttttcttttcttgcattGATTCTTGTTTTAGTCATATTCATGTTCTAAAATTGGTCTTTTTGATGAGTGGCTGGAAGTTAGCCTTTTATGAACTATTTAAGTAATCTATATTTCAACTTTTGACAACTAAAATTTCCCCCTACTATTACCCTCCTAAAACAGAAATTGAATGGACTGGAAATTATACATCTGTCATAAGAATTTATTTTGTTTACTTGCAAATATTATGTGcctttgtgaagtttcaattTACTTCACTCTCTGTCTGACTATCCAAAGGAAAACATTACTACCTTACTGATTTTAAGAACAGTGCAGTTTCAGTTTTATTTTTAACCTGAGAAGTTAGGATATATCGTGATTCATTTTGATTATCATCCTTAAATGTTGAGTGATAAAGCTGTATTTTAGGAACTGCGTTTTATCCTCTGCAAAGCTGCATGAACCATTCCTGTTATCCTAATGCCAAAGCTTTCAAAACTTTTAGCATATCACAGCCAAACCAGCAAACTTTGGTCGTTTATCTATGCTTATTTTTATGCTTACTTCTTTAGCTTGATTTATAATAGGAAAAAAGTCAAAAGGGTAAGGATAATGTGGCTAAGAATCTATACCCACATACATTATCTCGGGGAGGATATGAATTGCTTGAGAAGAAAAGGATTAATGAAAAGAGACAAGAACTAGACGCATCAGGAGAATTAGATCGTATTCCATCTCCACCGTCACGTCATGACAAATGGAAGAGAGCAAGACAAAGGCGAGGAGGGGAATACACATCAGAGGCTACCCGAGTTGTTGCTGAGAAAATTGTAAGTGAAATACTTTTTCCATGATTACTTTCTCATTATGGTTGTATGTGTTTCTTGTATGCGACATCCTTCTTTACCACTaatgaaatattaaatttatgtgcAAATGTAGGATTCATTGGCTGAAGAGACTGAACAAGGAACCTTTGTTTCACAAGGACGTGACGATATCTTGACAAAGGCAATTGGAACATCTGAGCATGGTGGTCGTGTTCGTGGTGTTGGACGATTTGCTAATCTAAGCAACTACTTCGGAAGGTCTTCACGTCCAACACAGTCCATAGATGTTAAGGAGATTGAAGCACAACTTGAGGCGAAACTTGAACAAAAACTTGCAGCAAAGATTAAAGCAGAATGTAAAGAAGAGTTTGAACAACAGTTGATCATGGCGAGTGAGAAGATGCAACAATCATTTATGGAGACGCTTAAGACTATGGGTTTATCTGAAATCTCCCCAACAAACCAACAAGGAGAACAAAATGTTCTTCTGCATGGAAGCACAAAAGAATCTTGTACCGCCGCACAAGAAAATCACAAGGAGGACTCGACCACTGACAATGTTCAGAGAGTGTTATTCATGTTTTTGAAACAGCAAAAACATATATGTTTACCATTACAACATGATCTTGCTGTAAAAAACTTTTGGATTTCACCAAAGTGTATCAGAGAGTTGTTGGTGGGTGATGCTTGGCTTGACATCTCTATTCTACAAGTTTGGTGCACGTAAGTAGACTTTCATTTTTACTATTATTTTTCATGATtgcaatattcaatattaatttatattaatttcaaatttaatcaGGTATATCCATCGTCTATGTGACGAAAGTAACAAATCAGATGTGTTTGGAATTCTGGACCCAGTATTCTTCAGTTATCCAGATTCCACAAAGTCTAAACATAAAGTTCAAACATACATACAAGAAAAGTTGCGTGATTTGGACAAAGTGTGTTACTTAGCACCATATCTTGAAAAGTAAGTATatgtaaatttatattttctcttatttatttttatccatAACTCTATCTTACTTAACACACTAATTGTTATTCCACGTGTACAGAGGGCATTGGCAATTAATAATCATTTGTCCTAAAGACAATACTGTAGTTCTCCTTTGTTCATTACACAATGATCTTCATTCACAAATGAAGAATATTGTTACAAAGTAAGTGTATATTTTATGTCGcttttgttatatattattatGTCCTTACACTAAAATGTATAACTTACTTCGATGattgttttttatatagagCTATGTCGGTTTATCAATTGGCTGAGGGTAATAAAAAAAAGACTCAATGGCTTCAGCCCAAAGTAAGTGTAGTGTAGATTATGGTTGCGTCTTGATGTTGCTGTTTATACTACTTAACACTGGTTGTAATATGTACTGTTTTGATATATATTCAGTGTATAAAAATCTATTCATTTGTAGGCAAGGTTGCAGCCTAATGGGAATGATTGTGGATATTATGTGATGAAGAATATGGTTGACATTGTCTCTGCTAGTATTACTAAGTCTTGGATGGAGGTATTACAAATGTTTGTCTCCCTATTTGTCTCATTGTTTGAGTTTTCATCAAAATGTCACAAAATAGGTATTTTAACCTATTCTACAAATTATAGGTATTCAATGATCCAACGGCATTAACAGAACAAGAGTTGTATGATTTGCGAAACAGTTGGGCAACTTGCTTTCTTGACTTGTATAAACCTTAGAACTTATTTGGTATGTATTTAAAGTTTGTGCCTAAACAGTCTGAATTAAAGTTTGGGCAACTTGTTTTTTACATTATAACTTGGATTGTTGATCTCTGTATTTATTGCATCTGTTTGTAGGGTTCAAAGTTGCTCATCTCCGCTGCTCTCCTAATTTATGCTTATGGTGCTGGTGGCTTTCCTGCTTGGTGCATTAATTTGCTGAACTGTTATTGTTGATCTCGCTGGTGCTGTTTGCTGTTTTTGTAAATGCTGTTGTTTTTGCTGCTGTTtcttgctgttgctgttgctgattGATGCTGCTGCGTTCTTGCTGTTTTTTACGCGGATCTGGATTGCTGGTGCTGGTTATGTCTTGTTGTTGCTGGTGCTGCCGTTGAGGCGTTTGCTGCTACTGTTTTTCATTGCTTTGCTCTTAGGTAAAGGAACTTAGACCGGAGGAGGGCAACAAATGTATTGTTTTTTATCGTTTGCAGAATGACTAACCCAAGAtagtggtactctttttccttgttaggtttttatcccactgggtttttcctaacaaggttttaatgaggtctTGTCTTGGGTGATGTTTGTAGTCATtttgcgggttggtggtgggtttttaTATAGCTCTGGGTTGTTTTTGAGCTAGTTTGTGCTTAGACAGATTATTCATTGTGTACTATTTCACCTAGAGTTATTTTGGCTCAGGTCCTTATATTAATAATATCCATTTAGCTTTCATGAGCTGTTGCTATTTTAGGctattatatgttttttttttttttgctgggaccttggatgtttaactcacttgagagagtgtgttctcaagttctctttttatttaataaattttcattaaaaaagtatgtatattcaggtcaaattcgtgtaaaaaaaaaaaagataaaaaatggtTGAGCATTCACATCGGTTTTAagtctaaccgatgtgaaaagtgtacatttcacatcggtttttagtctaaccgatgtgaaaagtatacatttcacatcggttctgtcagccaaccgatgtgaaatgtatacttttcacatcggttggctggctgaaccgatgtgaaagatatacatttcacatcggttgcttgcctcaaccgatgtgaaagaccgatgtgaaaggtatacctttcacatcggttgtaaacccgatgtgaaaaggttaggagataccacatcaacattgtttacatcggataaaaaccgatgttaaaactcaaaaatacccgatgtgaaaactagtttttctagtagtgataGAATAGAAGTTGTTGAATGAGTTGGCAATGTAATAGAGAATGTTCTATATGTTCCTGGTATGAACTATGAAGTGTAATCTTGCCTTGGACAACTATGTGAACATGAAGAATGATGGCTTGGAAATGTAAGATTCAGATCAAAAGTTGATCTTAAGAGAGCTCATATATATTTCAAAGAATAGGACCTCCTAACTCAATAAATATGCAAGCAACAGGAGTTCAATGCCTAGCTGCAAATGCTATAAGTGATGAGTGTTGGGTTTGACACTCAGATATTTGGGCACTTATTGGAGTCAAGCTGATGGTTGTGTGCATTGATGAAGTTAAAGCACATAAAACAATAGACGAGACAATGgtgtttaaattttaaataaaataaagaaggggttgtctaaatgatccatgataaagtttgggttaaataactcaccatccaatcacattggagataaatgagttggaaataaattaataaataaaatatagaaatttcaactcacttatctccaatgtgattggatggtgggttatttaacccaaactttatcatgggtcatttagacaaccccaataAAGAACAgcaaattaaagaaaataacaaaatttgtACCCTGCATGAAAGTTCTAAATGGATGCCCCTACTTGATACTACTATTTAGCCATTGTTTGTTAGCTAGGCATGCCTTAAAGAGGAGAGAAATATGAGAGATAAAGTGGAGATCAGTATCACTATTATTGTTAGTGGGAGAGATGCAGTCGTAAGTTCTATTAACTTTTGTGGTCTCctcaaattaaagaaaaataaaattgttgtatttttaaaatttgcatTTTGTTGCGTGTCTATTGGCTGTTTGACACCTATAAAAATGTGTTTAAAATTGTCAGTagtttaaaatgaaataaattataattcttttgaaatataaaaagtaattttcttaattttttttttgtcttttggtCACCAGTCTCATCGGGTTCTTAACTCTTTTTATCTTCTCTTATGAGACCAAAATAACctatcaaatttaatttattttttcctcaCTTCTATAGTTCTATGCATATTCtctcctttctctttctctcttaaaATCCACGTGTTgtcaaaaatataatttatgagAAATAAAAAGACATCAATTAAAATAGTTGTTTCGAATGATACCAGCTAATTAAATGGATGGTTTACCTCAAAAAGGTTGAATAATACAAAGTAGCTAGGATAATGAAAAATCTACCCCCGTAGGATAAGGAAAGCCTTATTGTAGCTCCATTTCTCAGTGCTTACACACATATAAACATGATCCTAATTTAGTACGAAAAGTGAAAATTTTGgattaaattattaaaactaTAGCTACGTAAAAAGACACAAATGAAACTGTCGTGATATATTCCCATAATCCATTAATGATGATTCAGTTGTGTGGAAATTTTCTCATGTGCACAAATGGGATCACCAGACTAAGAGCTTCTTCAATAAATGTCTttagataggtttttattttagTGACCGGTGCTTATTTTGGAGGAACCATGTGAGCATAGTGACATGTTGTTCCTTGTTGTTTAACGGTTTGCTTATTCTCTTTATGGTTGCTTAttgattaaaattatattttttttttcattcaagaccCAACCAAAAGTAGATATATGAGGTATAGTGTGatccaactaaaagtaaaataaaaaaccgtggttggagcaaaatctccATCGGTTGCTTATGAGtttcttaaatcctatgtgacaTTTTGTGTCCACCAGAATAGTATTTAAGCAAACATCTAACAACTCATGGTTGAAGATACTCTAATTAATTTATAGGTCGTTCAGAGAGGTTACAAGTTTTTTCAGTTTTGGTTTTCAAAATGTAAATGTAAGAACAAAATGTATTCGGCAAAAATGAAGTTGAAgtgaatttttattgaatttcaaaATCGTTTTAGCTTTCTTTTAAAAACCACCAAATATGGTTTTTTGATTATGGTTTTGGATTATgatttttaatttcaataacaTATAACAGCATTACCACCACTACCCTCCACCACAACCCACCTTCATCGCCATAACCTCCGCCTCCACCAATTTCAGTGTCTCCATTGCCAccctccaacaccaccacctccaccattgTCACCATCACTGGCTCCACCACCCTCCTAGCTTCTAGCGCAAAAACACCATCGTTGCTacctccacaaccaccaccaccctctaacACCACCACAACCTCCAACATCGCCACAACCACTACGCCGCCACCGCCAtcctccaacaccaccaccgcTGCCAACTCCAATGCGACCATCGCCATAATCATTGTCGACACCATCAATGCCACAACCACATTGTTGCCACTGCCACCATCGTCGCGACACCAGTAACATTCACCTCCACCACATACCTTCGACACTGTCACAACCACCTCTATCATTACCACCACTGCCGCCGATGTTGGCACTACCACCTCCATTGCTGCCACTACCCCCACCATTGCCCACCATTGCCATTACCACCACGTCCACCACTATCGCTGCCACTGTCACTCTCCATCACCATAAGCCCACAACTGCCATTGTCGTTGCCACTAGGTAACGTCGACATCTACCACCACTGCTACCTGTGTCATGTCTCCATAAGCCCACAACCTATATCGCCAGCGATTGTCATGAAT
This portion of the Lotus japonicus ecotype B-129 chromosome 3, LjGifu_v1.2 genome encodes:
- the LOC130744847 gene encoding uncharacterized protein LOC130744847; this translates as MDRSWMRANRLSDEFDNGVVEFLEFAEKNLPNNKGLFPCPCVSCGNRDPKLTKDEIRDHLAWRGICQNYTQWIWHGEVVMPSVSQREKVCVDMDDRLEDMIHDIGEESFKRVHVYDTLCKDKEEPLYPGCTNFTRLSAVLRLFNLKAKNGWSDKSFTDLLGLLKEMLPEGNTMPNRHYEAKKVLCPMGMEYEKIHACPNDCILYRKEFENYDHCPKCKASRYKKKDGDSSDDVSTKGPPAKVLWYLPIISRFKRLFSNANDAKNLRWHAEERNEDGKIRHVADSLQWKKIDLKFQSFGKESRNLRLGLATDGMNPYGSLSCNHNSWPVLLIIYNLSPLLCMKRKYMMLSMMIPGPKQPGNDIDVYLSPLIDDLRLLWEQGVDVLDAYSGEHFNMRAMLFCTINDFPAYGNLFGYSVKGHKACPICEKDTSYHQLNHGRKTVYLGHRKFLDRHHPYRKLKKAFNGKSEYGVAPKPLTGEEVYQRQQHVKVIFGKKQKKPAEKNVWKKRSVFFDLPYWSSLDVRHCIDLMHVEKNVCESLIGTLLHINGKTKDGLSARLDLAEMGIRQQLTPQQIGNKTYLPPACHTLSKKEKTSFCECLQGIKVPQGYSSNIKRLVSMKDLKLIGLKSHDFHVLM
- the LOC130744848 gene encoding uncharacterized protein LOC130744848 translates to MDDSTNTPPSSSGPSHSSSSDKKRMVRGCTKMLKIAKVRKTGVKLKIEFDPHTGDCIGENSNEFRSYAAYLARSTCSILIDEWRLVDVDSKNSIWDDLKEKSQKGKDNVAKNLYPHTLSRGGYELLEKKRINEKRQELDASGELDRIPSPPSRHDKWKRARQRRGGEYTSEATRVVAEKIDSLAEETEQGTFVSQGRDDILTKAIGTSEHGGRVRGVGRFANLSNYFGRSSRPTQSIDVKEIEAQLEAKLEQKLAAKIKAECKEEFEQQLIMASEKMQQSFMETLKTMGLSEISPTNQQGEQNVLLHGSTKESCTAAQENHKEDSTTDNVQRVLFMFLKQQKHICLPLQHDLAVKNFWISPKCIRELLVGDAWLDISILQVWCTYIHRLCDESNKSDVFGILDPVFFSYPDSTKSKHKVQTYIQEKLRDLDKVCYLAPYLEKGHWQLIIICPKDNTVVLLCSLHNDLHSQMKNIVTKAMSVYQLAEGNKKKTQWLQPKARLQPNGNDCGYYVMKNMVDIVSASITKSWMEVFNDPTALTEQELYDLRNSWGSKLLISAALLIYAYGAGGFPAWCINLLNCYC